In Streptomyces chartreusis, the following proteins share a genomic window:
- a CDS encoding STAS domain-containing protein, whose protein sequence is MTPDADDRARYPTEDPAMDPTGSAPPPANPYARTRSCGPFTVVEVTGEIDLASEALLAEHLNAAAGEPEADVLVDLRRVAFFDCSGLRALCRAERRARDHGGRLRVVSEAPRIRRLLHGAGLVGRFPLLPGIPGKDV, encoded by the coding sequence ATGACGCCGGACGCCGACGACCGCGCCCGCTATCCGACCGAGGATCCGGCCATGGACCCCACCGGTTCCGCGCCGCCCCCGGCGAATCCGTATGCCCGCACCCGCAGCTGCGGTCCGTTCACGGTCGTCGAGGTGACAGGCGAGATCGATCTGGCGTCGGAGGCGCTGCTCGCCGAGCACCTGAACGCCGCGGCCGGCGAACCGGAGGCGGACGTACTGGTCGATCTGCGGCGGGTGGCCTTCTTCGACTGCTCGGGGCTGCGCGCGCTGTGCCGGGCCGAGCGGCGGGCCAGGGACCACGGCGGCCGCCTGCGCGTCGTCTCGGAGGCGCCGCGGATACGGCGGCTGCTGCACGGCGCGGGCCTGGTGGGCCGTTTCCCCCTCCTCCCCGGGATCCCCGGGAAGGATGTGTGA
- a CDS encoding protease inhibitor, with the protein MRNTARWAATLALTATAVCGPLTGSALAAPDAAPASLYAPSALVLTMGYGDSAAMSSPARAVTLSCAPTATGTHPAAGSACAELRGVNGNFEALRAREGALCTKQYDPVVVTVVGVWQGQRVSYERTFANECVKSSYGASLFAF; encoded by the coding sequence ATGCGGAACACCGCGCGCTGGGCAGCGACCCTCGCTCTCACGGCCACCGCCGTATGCGGACCCCTCACCGGATCCGCCCTGGCCGCCCCCGACGCCGCCCCCGCCTCTCTCTACGCCCCCTCGGCCCTGGTGCTCACCATGGGCTACGGCGACAGCGCCGCCATGTCCTCCCCGGCACGTGCGGTCACCCTGAGCTGCGCCCCGACGGCCACGGGCACGCACCCCGCGGCCGGCTCGGCCTGTGCCGAACTGCGTGGAGTGAACGGGAACTTCGAGGCCTTGAGAGCCAGAGAGGGCGCACTGTGCACCAAGCAGTACGACCCCGTGGTGGTCACGGTCGTCGGGGTCTGGCAGGGCCAGCGCGTCTCCTATGAGCGCACCTTCGCGAACGAGTGCGTGAAGAGCTCCTACGGGGCCAGCCTCTTCGCGTTCTAG